A window of the Tiliqua scincoides isolate rTilSci1 chromosome 5, rTilSci1.hap2, whole genome shotgun sequence genome harbors these coding sequences:
- the LOC136652796 gene encoding olfactory receptor 13G1-like produces MEFILLGLSTSPSLQAILFPLVTFLYITALTGNFLLVLAICTCKKLHTPMYFLLINLSAVNVFSISVTTPKWLQTLFTHRRTISFQGCVTQMFLFIWALVTELLLLSFMAFDRYAAICHPLQYRMIMRKEVCIAMGMMVWGFGLLNSVIQTAVLLPLSFCQDNLINHFFCDFPPLLKTSCSDTSMNERMAIASDTVFGLISCGFTLTSYFFIMRSIFKIRSAEGKRKAFSTCSSHLFVVTFYFSAVMYTYMRPRSSYSPDTDKWVNLLYSVATPVLNPMIYSLRNKDVKGALRTLIGAVQQCQRS; encoded by the coding sequence ATGGAATTTATACTGCTTGGTCTATCCACCTCTCCCAGCCTACAGGCAATTCTCTTCCCACTGGTCACATTTCTTTATATTACGGCACTAACTGGAAACTTCCTCCTCGTCCTGGCCATATGCACTTGCAAGAAGCTCCACACTCCCATGTATTTCCTGCTCATCAACTTGTCTGCCGTGAATGTGTTCTCCATCTCAGTTACAACACCCAAATGGCTACAGACTCTCTTCACCCACAGAAGGACCATCTCTTTTCAGGGATGCGTCACACAGATGTTCCTCTTCATCTGGGCATTGGTGACAGAGCTTCTGCTTCTGTCATTCATGGCTTTTGATCGCTATGCTGCTATCTGTCACCCTTTGCAGTACAGGATGATCATGAGGAAAGAAGTGTGTATCGCGATGGGTATGATGGTTTGGGGCTTTGGACTTCTGAATTCTGTCATTCAGACTGCAGTTTTGCTTCCGTTGTCCTTCTGCCAGGACAACCTCATCAATCACTTCTTTTGTGATTTCCCCCCACTTTTAAAGACCTCCTGCTCAGACACCAGCATGAATGAGAGGATGGCCATTGCATCAGATACAGTCTTTGGGCTCATTAGTTGTGGATTTACTCTAACATCATATTTTTTTATCATGAGAAGTATTTTTAAAATCCGTTCTGctgaagggaagaggaaagcTTTCTCCACCTGTTCCTCTCATCTCTTTGTAGTCACTTTTTACTTTTCGGCTGTCATGTACACATATATGAGGCCCAGGTCATCCTACTCCCCAGACACAGACAAGTGGGTGAATCTTCTTTATTCAGTAGCAACCCCAGTTCTTAATCCAATGATATATTCTCTGAGGAACAAAGATGTGAAAGGGGCGCTCAGGACACTTATTGGGGCAGTTCAGCAGTGCCAGAGATCATAA
- the LOC136652797 gene encoding olfactory receptor 13G1-like, protein MPKPIGGLQSILFPLVTFLYITALTGNFLLVLAICTCKKLHTPMYFLLINLSAVNVFSISVTTPKWLQALFTHRRTISFQGCVTQMFLFIWALVTELLLLSFMAFDRYAAICHPLQYRMIMRKEVCIAMGMIVWGFGLLNSVIQTAVLLPLSFCQDNVINHFFCDFPPLLKTSCSDTSMNERMAIASDTVFGLISCGFTLTSYFFIMRSIFKIRSAEGKRKAFSTCSSHLFVVTFYFSAVMYTYMRPRSSYSPDTDKWVNLLYSVGTPVLNPMIYSLRNKDVKEGLRTLIRGGQQFQRPQVSTIKASRSLC, encoded by the exons atgccaaaaccaATTGGAG GACTACAGTCAATTCTCTTCCCACTGGTCACATTTCTCTATATTACGGCACTAACTGGAAACTTCCTCCTCGTCCTGGCCATATGCACTTGCAAGAAGCTCCACACTCCCATGTATTTCCTGCTCATCAACTTGTCTGCCGTGAATGTGTTCTCCATCTCAGTTACAACACCCAAATGGCTACAGGCTCTCTTCACCCACAGAAGGACCATCTCTTTTCAGGGATGCGTCACACAGATGTTCCTCTTCATCTGGGCATTGGTGACAGAGCTTCTGCTTCTGTCATTCATGGCTTTTGATCGCTATGCTGCTATCTGTCACCCTTTGCAGTACAGGATGATCATGAGGAAAGAAGTGTGTATTGCGATGGGTATGATAGTTTGGGGCTTTGGACTTCTGAATTCTGTCATTCAGACTGCAGTTTTGCTTCCGCTGTCCTTCTGCCAGGACAATGTCatcaaccatttcttctgtgatttcCCCCCACTTTTAAAGACCTCCTGCTCAGACACCAGCATGAATGAGAGGATGGCCATTGCATCAGATACAGTCTTTGGGCTCATTAGTTGTGGATTTACTCTAACATCGTATTTTTTTATAATGAGAAGTATTTTTAAAATCCGTTCCGctgaagggaagaggaaagcTTTCTCCACCTGTTCCTCTCATCTCTTTGTAGTCACTTTTTACTTTTCCGCTGTCATGTACACATATATGAGGCCCAGGTCATCCTACTCCCCAGACACAGACAAGTGGGTGAATCTTCTTTATTCAGTAGGAACCCCAGTTCTTAATCCAATGATATATTCTCTGAGGAACAAAGATGTAAAAGAGGGGCTCAGGACACTTATTAGGGGAGGTCAGCAGTTCCAGAGACCACAAGTTTCCACTATTAAAGCTTCTAGATCACTTTGCTGA